A stretch of Triticum aestivum cultivar Chinese Spring chromosome 1D, IWGSC CS RefSeq v2.1, whole genome shotgun sequence DNA encodes these proteins:
- the LOC123159504 gene encoding cytochrome P450 89A2-like yields IVLVVLRNAAARRRLPPGPPALPLFGNLLWLRNSASDVEPLLLGLFKQYGPIVTLRIGSRLSVFVADRHLAHKALVGAGVALADRPRAATSSLLGVTDNIITRANYGPVWRLLRRNLVSETLHPSRVRLFAPARAWVRRVLMEKLREEETPDVMEAFQYTMFCLLVLMCFGERLDEPAVRAIEQAERAWLLYISRKLTVFFFLPAVTKHLFRDRLRVAHALRMRQRELFVPLIHARREYKRLVGEGQAPAKETTFEHSYVDTLLDVTLPEEGNRPLTDDEIVALCSEFLNAGTDTTSTGLQWIMAELVKNPAVQDKLYDEIKATCGAGEGEVSEEKIDAVTMPYLKAVILEGLRKHPPGHFVLPHKAAQDMDVGGYLIPKGTTVNFMVAEMGRDEGTWDKAMEFAPERFLEAGEKLAAVDLYGSKGIKMMPFGVGRRICAGLSIAMLHLEYFVANMVKEFEWKEVAGHEVDFAEKREFTTVMAKPLRPRLVPRN; encoded by the coding sequence ATTGTCCTCGTCGTCCTCCGcaacgccgccgcccgacgccgcctcccGCCGGGCCCGCCGGCGCTGCCGCTGTTCGGCAACCTGCTCTGGCTGCGCAACTCGGCGTCCGACGTGGAGCCCCTCCTCCTGGGCCTCTTCAAGCAGTACGGCCCCATCGTGACGCTCCGGATCGGGTCGCGGCTCTCCGTCTTCGTGGCCGACCGGCACCTCGCGCACAAGGCCCTCGTCGGCGCCGGCGTGGCGCTGGCCGACCGGCCGCGCGCCGCCACCAGCTCGCTCCTCGGCGTCACCGACAACATCATCACCCGCGCCAACTACGGGCCCGTGTGGCGCCTCCTGCGCCGCAACCTCGTCTCCGAGACGCTCCACCCCAGCCGCGTCAGGCTGTTCGCGCCGGCGCGCGCCTGGGTGCGCCGCGTGCTCATGGAGAAGCTGCGGGAGGAGGAGACGCCCGACGTCATGGAGGCGTTCCAGTACACCATGTTCTGCCTGCTCGTGCTCATGTGCTTCGGCGAGCGCCTGGACGAGCCCGCGGTGCGCGCCATCGAGCAGGCCGAGCGCGCCTGGCTGCTCTACATCTCCAGGAAGCTcaccgtcttcttcttcctcccggccGTCACCAAGCACCTCTTCCGCGACCGCCTCCGCGTCGCGCACGCCCTGCGGATGCGCCAGAGGGAGCTCTTCGTGCCGCTCATCCATGCGCGGCGGGAGTACAAGCGGCTGGTCGGCGAGGGCCAGGCGCCGGCCAAGGAGACCACGTTCGAGCACTCGTACGTGGACACGCTGCTCGACGTCACGCTCCCCGAGGAGGGCAACCGCCCGCTGACCGACGACGAGATCGTGGCGCTCTGCTCCGAGTTCCTCAACGCCGGCACCGACACCACCTCCACGGGGCTGCAGTGGATCATGGCGGAGCTGGTCAAGAACCCGGCAGTCCAGGACAAGCTCTACGACGAGATCAAGGCCACCTGCGGAGCCGGGGAGGGGGAGGTCTCGGAGGAGAAGATCGACGCGGTCACCATGCCGTACCTCAAGGCGGTGATCCTGGAGGGCCTGCGCAAGCACCCGCCGGGGCACTTCGTGCTGCCGCACAAGGCGGCGCAGGACATGGACGTGGGCGGGTACCTGATCCCCAAGGGCACGACGGTGAACTTCATGGTGGCGGAGATGGGCAGGGACGAGGGCACGTGGGACAAGGCCATGGAGTTCGCGCCGGAGCGGTTCCTGGAGGCCGGCGAGAAGCTGGCGGCGGTGGACCTGTACGGCAGCAAGGGGATCAAGATGATGCCGTTCGGCGTTGGGCGGAGGATCTGCGCGGGGCTCAGCATCGCCATGCTGCACCTCGAGTACTTCGTGGCCAACATGGTCAAGGAGTTCGAGTGGAAGGAGGTGGCCGGCCACGAGGTGGACTTCGCCGAGAAGCGCGAGTTCACCACCGTCATGGCCAAGCCCTTGCGCCCGCGCCTTGTGCCCAGGAACTGA